One genomic region from Spirulina subsalsa PCC 9445 encodes:
- a CDS encoding tetratricopeptide repeat protein → MKGLLLRPTTRPLLWSLLLAGCAVSLFSRPVYSEVQVAQTASRTQQLNDFLRRGRELVDSGDYANAIAVYQQAMQLDGNNARIFSGIGYLQARQQNYSAAAEAYRRAIALEANNADFHYALGYSLAKMGDYTSAATSYQRAIQLDSNHKESYLGLAVVQLRNGNYEGAIQTYEQIIAKDPNNSADIYGLVGTVLVERRQLDKAIDLLERAAQQFPSNVQLRLPLAVAFLEQGNYERGMAVLESIIELDPRNAIVHLQIGKIRAAQGNIEGAEEAYRRASILDPQSADVQMAVADFWLEQGQLLMASTAYRRVTELTPNDPEAHFKLGSVLRDRRRSADAREALETARRLYQAQNNRQGVAKVDELLSQFR, encoded by the coding sequence ATGAAAGGATTATTACTCCGACCAACAACCCGCCCTCTTTTATGGAGTCTGCTGTTAGCAGGCTGTGCGGTTAGCCTGTTTTCTCGCCCCGTTTATAGTGAAGTACAGGTCGCCCAAACGGCCTCTAGAACCCAACAACTCAATGACTTTTTGCGTCGCGGTCGGGAATTGGTGGATTCGGGAGATTATGCTAATGCGATCGCCGTTTATCAGCAAGCGATGCAGCTTGATGGTAACAATGCGCGAATTTTCTCGGGGATTGGCTACCTACAGGCCCGCCAACAGAATTACAGCGCCGCCGCCGAAGCTTACCGCCGCGCCATTGCTCTAGAAGCCAATAACGCTGATTTTCACTATGCTCTTGGCTATAGTTTGGCGAAAATGGGGGATTATACCAGTGCGGCCACATCCTACCAGCGCGCGATTCAACTCGACTCCAATCACAAAGAGAGTTATTTAGGATTAGCTGTCGTTCAACTGCGCAATGGGAATTATGAGGGAGCCATTCAAACCTATGAACAAATCATTGCCAAAGACCCCAATAATAGCGCCGATATTTACGGTTTAGTGGGAACTGTGTTAGTGGAACGGAGACAACTCGATAAAGCGATTGATCTCTTAGAACGAGCCGCTCAACAATTCCCCAGTAATGTTCAATTACGTTTACCCCTTGCCGTTGCCTTTTTAGAACAAGGCAATTATGAGCGAGGGATGGCCGTTCTGGAGAGCATTATAGAACTGGATCCCCGCAACGCTATAGTTCATCTCCAAATCGGCAAGATCCGCGCTGCCCAAGGCAATATCGAGGGGGCAGAAGAGGCCTATCGTCGGGCTTCAATCTTGGATCCCCAGTCGGCAGATGTTCAGATGGCTGTAGCGGATTTTTGGCTGGAGCAAGGTCAGTTATTAATGGCCAGTACAGCTTATCGACGAGTGACTGAGTTAACCCCCAATGATCCCGAGGCCCATTTTAAACTGGGGTCGGTTTTGCGCGATCGCCGACGTTCTGCTGATGCCCGGGAAGCCCTAGAAACAGCCCGCAGACTCTACCAAGCCCAAAATAATCGTCAAGGGGTGGCCAAGGTAGATGAATTATTGAGTCAGTTTCGTTAG